CTGCCGATGCTGGAGTGCCGCAGCCTGGCCCAGCTCGGCGAGTTCGTGCACGGCATCGCCTGACCCCGTGGAGCGGGACCCGGCGGGGCTCAGCCGACGAGGTAGCCGAGCTCCTGCATCCGGCTGATCTCGGCCCGCAGCTCCGGGTGCTCGGCGCTGTCGGCCGCCCGGGCGCCGGCGACGTAGAGGTGGGCCGCGTCCTGGCCGGCGCCGTCGAAGACCACGGTCAGCCGGTTGGGGATGGCCGCGTTGATGAGCGAGCCCAGCAGCGCGACGGGGTCGGAGCGGTCCTCGAGCGACAGCACCCGGGTGGCGTCGGGGATCCGGGGCACCTGCGCGGACGGCGCGCCCGCGGTGACGACCTGGTCGATGACGAAGCGCGACGAGCTCACCGACGCGGCGATCTCCGCGGCCAGGGTGCCGCCGGCGGCGGCGCCGACGAGCATCACGCGGGCGTCGTCGTCGTCCTCGGCGAGCGCCTTCTCGATCGCCCGGACGACCTGCGCCGCCGAGGTCGACGGGTCGGCCCCCACCAGGCGCAGCCGGCCGGAGTCGGGGCCGGACGTGCCGGGGAGGTAGGCGATGTAGCGGCCGGCGCCGACGCGCTGCACGCTGATCCGCCGGTCCTCGGCGAGGAGCGTGGTCATCAGCTCCTCCAGCGACCGCGGCGCCGACGACTCGGCCGCCGTGACCTCGGGCGCCTCCTCCTCGGTGTCGACGAACGACCCCGCCGAGTCGCGGAAGGCGGAGACCGCGTCGGTGGGGAACGGCTCGACGCCGATGGCGCGCAGGCCACCGCGCGCGGCGTGGGTGCCCCGGTCGGTGGCCAGCACGCCCGCCGTCAGCAGCGAGCGCATGTGCAGCCCGTCGAGCAGGCCGCCGCCACCGGAGAGGTGGTCCATCAGGTCGGGGTTGTTCTCCGCGAGCTCGCTGAGGTACGCGGTGACGCCCTCGCGGTCGAGCGCGTCGGTCTCGATCAGGCCGGCGCTGACGATCGCGCCGCCCAGCGCGACCTCGGGGGCGAGGTAGCCGATGGCGCGCCCGGCGATGGAGCCGAGCGTCTTGTAGGCGGCCTGCTGCAGCTCGTCGATCCAGCGGTAGGTCAGGACGGTGGCGCGGACGACGAGCGCGTCGGCGTCGAGCTCGACCGAGCGGGTCAGCAGGCCCTGCTTGCCGGTGGTCGCCGCGCGCACGTCCTCCTCGGCCTGGCCCCAGGTCGCGCGGGACAGCTCGGCGGTGTCGACGACGTCGTCGTCGGCGAGGATCTCCGCGCCGAGCCGGGCCCGGGTGCGCATCTCGCTGCCGGAGGCGTCGAAGAGGTCGGCGAGCGCCAGCATCTGCTCGTACTTGTCGGCCGCCACCGAGGCGGCCGTCGCGTGCTGGTCGGGCGGCGGCGCGTCGGCGTGGGTGCGGGGGATGTCGAGGTCGCTCATCGGGGGATACCTGTTGCGTCGGGGGTCGGGGGAGCGGGGTGGTCGCGGCGAGGGCTCACGTGGTCACCTGGGCGAGCACGGGGGCCAGCTCCGTGGCGAGGTGGTCGGGATCCACGCGACGCACGGCGACCCGCGGGCCGTCGTCGTCGTGGCGCGGCGTCAGGGAGTGCCAGCCGTCGCGCAGCAGCACCCACGACACCACGCCGACCGAGGTCGTGTCGCGGTCGGACACCTCGGCGGCGAGGATCCGCAGCCGGCCGCGCCCCTCGGTGTGGACCGCGGCGACCGCGGCGGACGCCTCGGCGTCGCCGAGCGGGTCGCCGTCACCGAGGACCGCGCCGTCGGCCTGCGACACCAGGACCGGGACCAGGTCGGAGCGCCCGGCGCGCAGCGCCTCGCCGACCGAGTCGGCCAGCGCGTAGGGGACGTCGAGGAGGGCCGGCACCTGCGAGGTCGACAGCGCCAGGTCCTCGGGCACCGACGTCACGCGGGCGAGCTCGGCGGTCCACTGGTCGACGGGGAACCACGCGAGCTCGAAGACGATGCCGTCGCAGGTCGACAGGCTGGCGACGGCGCCGTCGCTGTGACGGTGCCAGGCCTTGACCTGGGTGACGCCGGCCGCGACGTCGATGTCGAGGGCCAGCTGGGGCGTGGCGAGCAGGCCGACCGCGCCGACGAGGCCGGCGTCGGGACCCGCGTCGCCCAGCAGGCCGCGGCGGCGGAGCGTGTCGTGGGGCTCGTGGAGCGACGCCAGCGCCTCGGCGTAGGCGTTGTCCTCCACCGACCCGCGGCTCTGGCCGAGCCGACCCGACAGCGAGCCGGCCCCGTGGGAGCCGGGGTCGGCCGGGGTGAGGTCGAACGGGAGCGGGGCGCCGCCGGCGAGGTCGGCGACCGCCCGCAGCTCGGGCAGCGTGAGGGCCAGCCGCCGGGCCATCGCGTCGAGGAAGCTCGCGGGCGGTGCGGGTGGCGTGGTCAGGTCGATGGTCACCATGTCAGAGTCCCGGGAGCTCGACGGTCAGCCAGTCCTGGTGGCCGGCCGGGGGTGGGTCGAAGGCGAGGAGCACGGCGTCGGAGGCGTCGGGCTCGGTGCCGGGCGCGGCCTCGGACGCACGGGTGCGGGCGTCCTCGAGGAGGGCGTGGGCCTTGTGCGAGCGGACCTCGATCGCCTCCTTGAGGGCGTCGACCTCGAGGAGGTGCCGGCCGAGCGACTCGGCGGCGGTCTCGTGCTGGGTGGCCGCGGCGCGGAGGTGGGCGGCGCGCTCCTTGACCCGCTCACGCATCGCGTCGGCGGCCTTGCCACGCCACGGGACCGCCTCGGCCTGTGACACCAGGCGGGCGGCGAGCGCCCGGACGTCACCGCTCTGCTCGCGCAGCTGGGCCACGCGCCTGCGTCCGGCGGCTGTGTCGCCGTACATCGATCACACCCTTTCGTCGGTGGACGCCTACCCGTCCGGGCGGGCTCCCAAACGTCGTCCCGAGGGGGACGATTCTCGCCGACCCGGCGTCGGCGTCCCACCGCACCCGTCGGGGGCCGAGGGGCGCCCGCGGGCCGATAGGATCGTGCCCACGACCAGTCCACCGGCGATGGCACGAGGTGTCCGTGACGTTCGACGTCCACCAGCTCGACGCGTTCGTGCTGGTCGGTGCGGTCGTGACGCTGTCGGCGATCCTCGCCGTGCGGGTCTCGGCGGTCGCCGGGCTCCCGTCGCTGCTGATCTACCTGCTGATCGGCGTGTTCCTCGGCGAGGGCGGGCCGTTCGCGATCCCGTTCGACGACGCCCAGCTGGCCCATGCGCTCGGGTTCGGCGCGCTGGCGATCATCCTCGCCGAGGGCGGTCTGACGACCGACTGGCGCGAGATGCGTCCCAGCATCCGCCTCGGCGTCTCGCTCGCGACGATCGGGGTCGCGGTGTCGGTCGCGGTCGTCGCGGTCGGCGCCCACCTGCTGCTCGGCCTGCCGTGGGAGCTGGCGATCCTGCTCGGGGCGATCTGCTCGCCCACCGACGCCGCCGCGGTCTTCTCGGTCCTCCGGGTCGTGCCGCTGCCCAAGCGGCTCACCGGGGCGCTCGAGGCCGAGTCGGGCCTGAACGACGCCCCGACGGTCGTCCTGGTCGGCGTGATCTCCACCGGCGCGGCCGGGGAGGCCGGCCTGCTCGGGGTGGCCGGCACCATCGTCTTCGAGCTCGTGGCCGGCGGCCTGATCGGCGTGGTCTGCGGCGTCGCCGGCGCCTGGCTGATGCGCCGGGTCGCCCTGCCGTCCTCGGGCCTCTACCCCCTGGCCGTGATGAGCCTGGCCTTCACCGCCTACGGCGCCGCCGCGGGCGTCCACGCCTCCGGGTTCGCCGCGATCTACGTCGCGGCGCTGATCCTCGGCAACAGCGAGCTCCCGCACCGGGTCGCGACCAAGTCGTTCGCCGAGGGCGTGGCCTGGCTCGCCCAGATCGGCCTGTTCGTGATGCTCGGCCTGCTCCTGTCCCCGGGCCGGATCGACCTCACCACCGTCGTGCAGGCACTCGTGACCGGCCTGGTGCTCACCTTCGTGGCCCGACCGCTGTCGGTCGTCGTGAGCAGCGTGGTGCAGCGCATGGGCGTGCGCGACCTGGCCTTCATCTCGTGGGCCGGGCTGCGCGGGGCCGTCCCGATCGTGCTCGCCACCATCCCGCTGGCGGAGGGCGTGGACGGCGCCGACGACCTGTTCGACATCGTGTTCGTGATGGTCGTGGTCTACACGCTCCTGACCGGTCCCACGCTGCCCGCGGTCGCGCGTTGGCTGCGGGTCGCCCGGCGCTCGGAGCCGCGCGGGCTCGACGTCGAGGCCGCCCCGCTCGAGCGGGTGGCCGCCGACCTGCTGCAGGTGACGATCGCCCCGACGTCGAAGATGCACGGGGTCGAGGTCGGCGAGCTGCGGCTGCCGGCCGGCGCGTCGGTCTCGCTGGTGATCCGCTCCGACGAGGTGCTGGTGCCGGAACGGCGCACGGTCCTGCGCTCGGGCGACGACCTGGTCGTCGTCACCCCCCGCAAGCAGCGCGAGGCCACCGAGGCGCGGCTGCGCCAGGTCTCGCAGCACGGCCGACTCGCCCGGTGGGCCGGGGAGCTGCGCCCGTTCGAGGGCGACTGAGCGAGGTCAGGCGGGGCCGGCGTCGGTCACTCGGCGCCGGTCGCCCGGCAGTAGGTGGCGGGAGCCTCCGCGACGACCGACTCGACCTGCTTGGTGCGCAGCGCCTTGAACTTCTCGCCGACCACGACGACCACGCCGTCGCCGAGCGCGTCGCCCGGCACGACCTTCGCCTTCTTGAACTGCTGGCGCACCAACTGGACGGCCGGGTTGGTGGCGTCGTCGGCCCAGATCTGGGTGGTGGCGGCCGGCTTCGGGGAGTCGCCGACGCCGCCCGCGACGAAGCCGCGCTCGACGAGCTCGGCGCTCGTCGACCCGGCGAGGCCGCTGCGCCCGCTGCCGTTGTAGACGCTCACCACGACCTGGTCGCGGCGGACCTCGGCCCCGGCGTCGACGGAGGTGTCCTCGCAGATCGCGACGGGCTCGTCCTCGGGGAACGGCTCGGTGAACGCGGCCCACCCCCAGAGCGCGCCGACGAGCACGAGCAGCGCGAGCACGGCGAGGGTCAGCGCCGAGCGCAGCCCGGCGCTCATCCGGTCGCTCCCGCGTCGGCGTGGTGCACGCGGGCGTGCAGCACGCTGCGCTGCTGCAGGGCGGCGCGCAGCGCGCGGTGGAGGCCGTCCTCGAGGTAGAGGTCGCCGCGCCACGACACCACGTGCGCGAACAGGTCGCCGTAGAAGGTCGAGTCCTCGTCGAGGAGCGCGTCGAGCTGCAGCGTGTCCTTGGTGGTCACCAGCTCGTCGAGGCGGACCTGCCGCGGCGGCAGGTCAGCCCAGGCGCGGGAGGTCAGCCCGTGGTCGGGGTAGGGCCGGCCGACGCCCACCCGCTTGAAGATCACGCGAGCGATCATAACGACGCCCTCGTCGGGCCCGCCGCCGCTGACTAGGCTCGCGCCATGACGGAGACCCCCGAGGCCACGCCCGCCCCCTCCGGGAGCACGCCCGGCGCCACCGACCCGATCTCCGAGGCGGTCGCGGCGGGCTACCGCTTCGACGGCCCGGCGCTCGAGCTGGGCGGGCTGATGCTCGACGCCGAGACGCTGGGCGACGCCCGGATCCGGATCCCGCTCGCCATGCTCAACCGGCACGGTCTGGTCGCCGGCGCCACCGGCACCGGCAAGACCAAGACCCTCCAGCTGCTCGCCGAGCAGCTCAGCGCCCAGGGCGTCCCGGTGTTCGCCGCCGACATCAAGGGCGACCTGTCGGGCCTGGGCGTGGCGGGCGAGCCGAGCGACAAGCTCTCCGCCCGCACCGCGAGCGTCGGACAGGAGTGGACCGCCACCGCGTTCCCCACCGAGCTCTACGCGATCGGCGGCCAGGGCACCGGCGTACCGGTCCGGGTGACGATGAGCGCCTTCGGCCCGACGCTGCTGGCCAAGGTCCTCGACCTCAACGAGACCCAGGAGTCCTCGCTGGGCCTGGTCTTCTACTACTGCGACTCCCACGGGCTGCCGCTGCTCGACCTCGCCGACCTGCGCGCGGTCCTGCAGTACCTCACCGCCGACGCCGCCGGGAAGGCCGAGCTCAAGACGATCGGCGGGCTGTCTCCCCAGACCGCCGGCGTCATCCTGCGCGAGCTGGTGGCGTTCGAGGCGCAGGGCGCCGACGTGTTCTTCGGGGAGCCGGAGTTCGACACCAAGGACTTCCTGCGCACCACCGAGGACGGCCGCGGCATCATCAGCCTGCTGGAGCTGCCGAACCTGCAGGACCGTCCTGCGCTGTTCTCGACCTTCCTCATGTGGCTGCTCGCGGACCTCTTCCACGACCTGCCGGAGGAGGGTGACCTCGACAAGCCCAAGCTGGTCTTCTTCTTCGACGAGGCGCACCTGCTCTTCCACGACGCCTCCGACGCCTTCCTCGACCAGGTCGCCCAGACCGTCCGCCTGATCCGCTCGAAGGGCGTCGGCGTCTTCTTCGTGACCCAGTCGCCGACCGACGTCCCCGACGACGTGCTCGCCCAGCTCGGCTCGCGCGTGCAGCACCAGCTCCGCGCGCACACCCCCAACGACGCCAAGGCGCTGAAGGCGACCGTCAACACCTATCCCACGAGCGGCTACGACGACCTCGCCCAGGTCCTCACCAGCCTGGGCATCGGCGAGGCCGTGGTCACCGTGATGAACGAGCGCGGTGCGCCCACCCCGGTCGCCTGGACCCGCCTGCGCGCCCCCGAGTCGCTGATGGACGCCGCCCCGGCCGAGGCGATGGCCGCCGCGGTCGCCGCCTCGCCCCTCACCCCGAAGTACGCCGAGGCGATCGACCGCGAGTCGGCCCGCGAGCTGCTCGCGAAGAAGCTCGAGGAGGGCGCGCGCAAGGCGGCCGAGGACGCCCGGGTGCAGGAGATGGCCCGCGAGCAGAAGAACGAGCGGGTCACCACCGCCTCGCGGAAGAAGGCCGCGAAGGAGCAGGACTCGATGGTCGAGACGGTCGTGAAGTCGACCGCCTTCAAGGACTTCATGCGGACCGCCGCCCGCGAGATCGCGCGCGGGATGTTCAAGAGCGGCCGGCGGTAGGGCGCCAGCCGCCAGCCCGGGGAGCGGTGGCCCACCCACATTCCTGGCGCTGAAAGTGTGGCTCACGCACCGCCCGCCGGCGTGTCGGCGTACGACGCGCGCTCGAGCGGTGGCCCACCCACATTGCTGGCGCTGGAAGTGTGGCTCACGCACCGCCCGGCAGGGAGCGGGCGGCCCGCGGGCGGATCACATCGTCGGGTCGAGCCAGGCGAGCTGGGCGGTCTGGGTGCCGCCGTCGCGGGTGACGACGCGGGCGCGGCCCTCGGGGGCAGGCTGCGGACGCAGGTTGCCGATCAGCACGCCCTCGTCGCGCGGGCCCGAGAGCATGACGCCCGGCATCGCGAGGTCGCGCAGCGACTGGATGACCGGCTCGTAGAGCGCGCGCGACGCGCCACCGGTGCGGCGGGCGACCACGACGTGCAGGCCGACGTCGCGCGCCTGCGCCATCAGCGGCTGGAGCGACGACACGGGTGAGGACTGCGCGGTCGCGACGAGGTCGTAGTCGTCGACGACCACGAACACCTCGGCGCCGGACCACCACGACCGGTTGCGCAGCTGCTCGGGCGTCACGTCGGGCCCGGGGATCCGGCCCTCGAGGTAGCTCGCGATGTCCTTGAGCGTGGGCGTCGCCTGCGTCGCGGACGTCAGGTAGTTGAGGAGGTACTCGTCGGGCACCTCGCCGAGCATCGAGCGGCGGTAGTCGACGAGGACGATCTGCGCCTCCTTGGGCGTCCGGGTCCGCATCACCTCGTGGACGTACGCCCGCAGCAGCGCGCTCTTGCCGGACTGGCCGTCGCCGAAGACCAGCATGTGCGGCTCGGCGTCGACGTCGAGGCCGACCGGCGCGAGCTCCTTCTCGTTGATGCCGAGCAGGAGGTGCCGGGTCGGCAGCTGGCGGCGGACGGCGTCCTCGCGGATCGCCTCGAGGGTGACCTTCTCGGGCAGCAGGCGCAGCTTCGGGCCCTGCGGGCCGGTCCAGGCCGCGGCCACCTTGTCGATCAGGTCGTCGACGCCGTCGCCGAGGCTGTCGGGGTCGCCCTTGGCGTCGATGCGCGGCAGCGCGCCGAGGAAGTGCAGCTTCGACGGCACCAGGCCGCGGCCGGGACGCCCGACCGGCACCAGCGCCGCGACCTTGCGGTCGACCTCGGAGTCGAGCGGGTCACCGAGCCGCAGCTCGAGCTTGGAGCCGAAGACGTCGCGCATCGCGGCGCGGAAGTCCGCCCAGCGGGTCGAGGCGGTCACGATGTGGAGGCCGAAGGTCAGGCCGCGCGCGGCGAGCTGCTGGATCTCCATCTCGAGGTCGTCGAACTCCGCGCGCAGCGTGCTCCATCCGTCGATCACCAGGAAGACGTCGCCCCACCCGTCGTCGGCGCGGCCCTGGGCGCGACGCGACCGGTAGGTCTCGATCGAGTCGATGCCGTTCTGGCGGAAGTACGCCTCGCGGCGGTCGACGATGCCCTCGACCTCCGCCATCACGCGGCGCACGACGTCGGGCTCGGAGCGGGTCGCGACGCCGGACACGTGCGGCAGGCGGGTCAGCGGCGCGAACGTGCCGCCGCCGAAGTCGAGGACGAAGAACTGCGACTCCAGCGGCGTGGTCACCAGCGCCATGCTGGTCACGATGGAGCGCAGCAGGGTGCTCTTGCCCGACCGGGGACCGCCGACGACGGCCACGTGGCCGGCGGCGCCGGTGAGGTTGAGCGTCATCGTGTCGCGGCGCTGCTCGCGCGGGCGGTCGACGGTGCCGAGCGGGATGACCAGGCCCGGCACGGAGCGCCACTGCGGCGAGGTGAGGCCGAGGTCGGGGTGCTCGACGAGGTCGGGCATGAGCTCGTCGAGGGTGTCGGGCACGTCGAGCGGCGGCAGCCAGACCTGATGGGCCTCCGGGCCCTGGCCGATCATCCGCTCCACGGCGATGTCGAGCAGCGACGGCTGCTCGCCCTGCTGTTGGACGGCCTGGGTCGGCGCGGGCGCCTCCTCGTCGTCGCGCAGCGGCTCGAGGGACTGCACCTCGGAGATCGTGAACGGGAGGATGCCGCGGATGACGCCGCCCTCGTCGCGGGCGACGCGGGTGCGGTTCGACGGCGGTCCGGAGACGTACGCCGCCTTGAACCGCAGCAGCGTCGACTGGTCGGGCTTGAGGTAGCCGAGGCCGGGGACGGCGGGCAGCTCGTAGGCGTCCGGGACGCCGAGGACCGCGCGGGACTCGCCGGCGGAGAAGGTGCGCAGGCCGACCCGGTAGGACAGGTGGGACTCCAGGCCGCGCAGCCGGCCCTCCTCCAGGCGCTGGGAGGCGAGCAGCAGGTGCAGTCCGAGCGAGCGGCCGAGGCGGCCGATCGCGACGAACAGGTCGATGAACTCCGGCTTGGCCGACAGCATCTCGGAGAACTCGTCGACGACGATGAAGAGCGACGGCATCGGCTCGAGCGGCTCGCCGTTGGCGCGGGCCTTCTCGTAGTCGCGGACCGAGGCGTAGTTGCCGGCGTCGCGCAGCAGCTCCTGGCGGCGCGTCATCTCGCCCGACAGGGCGTCCTGCATGCGGTCGACGAGGGTGAGCTCGTTGGCGAGGTTGGTGATGACGGCCGACACGTGCGGCATGTCGGCCATGCCGGCGAAGGTCGCGCCGCCCTTGAAGTCGACGAGCACCAGGTTGAGCTGCTCGGACGAGTGCGTCATCACCAGGCCGAGGACGAGCGTGCGGAGGAACTCCGACTTGCCGGAGCCCGTCGCGCCGATCACCAGGCCGTGCGGGCCCATGCCCTGCTGGGCGGACTCCTTGATGTCGAGGTGGATCAGGCCGCCGGAGTCGCCGATGCCGATCGGGACGCGCAGCCGGTCGCGGGCCGGTCGTGGCCGCCACGCGGTGGCCGGGTCGTAGGCGAAGATGTCGCCGAGGCCGAGCAGCTCCATGTGGTCGGGCGTGGTCGAGGTGATGTCGACGGTGCCGCCGGACGACGACGCCTCGGCGCTGGCGGTCTTGAGCGGCGCGATCCGGCGGGCGAACGCCTCCGCGGTCGCGAGGTCGCACTGGTCGGCGAGCGCCTTGACCGGCTCGCCGCGCAGCCGCAGCGCGCGCACCGGGCGCTTGCCGAGCTCGTCGGGCCCGTCGACGAACTCCAGGCGCAGCCGGGTGGCGTCCTCGAGCTCGTCCCAGCGGCTGGGGAGGTCGAGGAGGGTGACGCCGTGCAGGCCGTCGGGCGGGACGATGTGGTTGCCGGGCGGCAGGTGGCCGCCGTCGATGACCAGCAGGATGTGCGGCGTGGCGGCGCGCTCGTCGGCGCCGAAGCGGGGGCGGTCGCTGAGGTCGGGCGGCAGCAGCGCACCGAGGTCGTCGAGCGACGTCGACACCAGGCGCATCGGCCCGACCGCGTCGGACTCGCGCTGGCTCTGGGCGTGGGGGAGCCACTTGACCCAGTCCCAGTGGGTGAGGTTCTGCTCCGAGGACAGCACGGCGACGACCAGCTGGTCGGGGTTCTGGAACGCGGTGGCCGAGCAGATCATCGCGCGGGCGGTCGAGCGGACCTCCTCGGCGTCGCCGCACAGCTCGATCCGGTCGAACGCGCGCAGGTCGATCGACGCCGGCAGGTTCGGCTGCAGCCGGTGCACCACGAGCAGCCGGTGGAGCGCGGAGGCCGCGGCCGGGTCGACCTGGTCGACCGGCGCGCTCTCCGGCGGCACCAGCTCCAGCGAGAGCGGCTGCGCGCACAGGCCGTAGCGCACGTGCAGGAAGTTGTCGTCGGAGGCGGTGTGCTCCCACAGGCGGGTGCGGTCCTCGGCGAGCGAGGGGAGCGCCTCGGGCTCGGGGTGGTGCCAGTTGAGGGCGCGACGCTGCTGGTCGGCGGCCTCGCGGGCCACCTTGCGGATGTTGCTGAGGTAGCGGAGGTACTCGGTGCGCGAGCCCGTGACCTGCTGCGCGCGCTGCTTCCGCTGCCGGTCGATCTGCACGATGATGAAGCCGAGGGTGGCGAAGAGGAACATGCCGGCGGCCAGGAAGCTGCGGCTCTTGTTCGCCCCGCCCATCGTCGCCACGAGCACGATCGAGCCGAGGCTGCCGAGCATCGGGATGGCGTTCATCAGCACGCCGCCGGCGCCCTCGCCCTCCTGGAGCTCAGGCGGGGGCTGCAGGACGATCTGCCCGCCCGGCATCTCCGGCTCGTCGAGCCGCTGCCCGCCACGCAATGTCGTGCTCAACTCGTCCCCCAGTGCCCAGCCCGATGAAGTCGCGACGATGATAGGTGTGCTCCTGCACCCGCGCGACTACCCTGCTGCGCAGAAGCGCCCGTCCCGATGCACGCGAAGGGGGAATCCGTGTCGGACGTCGCGATGTCCAGCCCTGCTGACGCGACCATCGCCGTGAGCGTGCACGGCACGGCCGGCGTGCTCGACCTCGTCGTGCCGTCCGGCGCGACCTCCGTCGACGTCGCCCGCGAGTACGCCCGGCAGGCCGCGGAGACGGGGGAGGCCACCGGCATACCCCTGTTGCAGACCGCGCTCGGCGAGCGGCTCAACGCCTCCGTGGCCCTGCGCGACGCCGGGGTGCGCTCCGGTGACGTGCTGGTCGCCACGACCGGCGTCCACCGCCCGCGCCGGGCGACCCTGCTGGAGAAGGCCAAGAACGCGCCCGAGACCCCGGAGCTCGCGGCGACGATCGCCGCGCTCGCCGCCGGGGCGGCCGCGCTCGCCGGGTGGTACGCCGCCGGCGCCGGCGACGACACCGCGCGCACCGTCGCCGTCGGGGTGCTGCTCGGCTGCGCGCTGGCCGGGGTGCTCCCGCTCGGCCGCCACGTGCAGCAGCGGGCGGCCGCGGCTCCCGCCTTCGCGGCCGCGGCGGGCTTCGCCGCGCTCTACGAGCCCGGCGCCCACCTGCTCCCCGCGATCCTCGGGGCATCGGCGATGGCAGCGGCGGTCGTCGCCGGCATCGGCCGGGCCCTCGGCTCCGGCGCCGAGGAGGTCGCCACGGTCTGGATCGTCACGGGGCTCACCGTCTTCGCCTGCTGCGGCGTGACCGCTCTGCTCGGCTGGGACGCCCGCGTGGCGTGGACCCTCCTGCTGTTCCTGTCGATGATGGCCGCCCGGTTCGCACCGTCGCTGGCCGTCGACGTCCCCGACGAGGCGCTGCTCGACCTCGACCGGCTCGCCGTGACCGCCTGGTCGGCCCGCGACAGCGGCCGCGCCGGCCGGCGCGGGCGGATCGTCGTCGGCGCCGACGCGATGGAGCGCCTGGTCCGGCGGGCCTCGCGCATCGTCACCGGCGCGTCGGTCGCGATCCTCGTCGTGGTGTCGGTCGCGAGCCCGCTGCTGCTGCACCGCGCCACCATCGACCTCGACCGGATCGGCGCGCGCTGCCTGGTGCTGTTCGCGGGCCTGTCGCTGCTGCTGGCCGCGCGCTCGTACCGCCACGTCGCCGCCCGCAACCTGCTGCGCCTCGCCGGCCTCGCCGCCCTCGCGTGGCTGGCCGCGTTCCTGGCCGTCGGACCGGGCGCCGACCAGCTCGGCACGGTCGTCTACGCAGCCGTCGCCCTGGGGGCGGTGGCGCTCGCCGCAGCCGTCGCCACCGGGCGCGGCTGGCGCTCGGTCTGGTGGTCGCGCCGTGCCGAGGTCGCCGAGTCCCTGTGCGGCAGCCTCGCCTTCGCCGCGGCGGTCGTCGCGGCCGGCGTCTTCCGCAGGCTGTGGGAATTGACGTCGTGATGTTTAGGCCCGATCCGCTCGGGTAGATGCCACGTCAGCGCGGGGGGTCGGGACGTCTCCCCGGGCACCGGATCACCACCAGTGCACCACCAACACACACAGAATCT
Above is a genomic segment from Nocardioides okcheonensis containing:
- a CDS encoding type II toxin-antitoxin system VapB family antitoxin, with the protein product MIFKRVGVGRPYPDHGLTSRAWADLPPRQVRLDELVTTKDTLQLDALLDEDSTFYGDLFAHVVSWRGDLYLEDGLHRALRAALQQRSVLHARVHHADAGATG
- a CDS encoding helicase HerA-like domain-containing protein, with product MTETPEATPAPSGSTPGATDPISEAVAAGYRFDGPALELGGLMLDAETLGDARIRIPLAMLNRHGLVAGATGTGKTKTLQLLAEQLSAQGVPVFAADIKGDLSGLGVAGEPSDKLSARTASVGQEWTATAFPTELYAIGGQGTGVPVRVTMSAFGPTLLAKVLDLNETQESSLGLVFYYCDSHGLPLLDLADLRAVLQYLTADAAGKAELKTIGGLSPQTAGVILRELVAFEAQGADVFFGEPEFDTKDFLRTTEDGRGIISLLELPNLQDRPALFSTFLMWLLADLFHDLPEEGDLDKPKLVFFFDEAHLLFHDASDAFLDQVAQTVRLIRSKGVGVFFVTQSPTDVPDDVLAQLGSRVQHQLRAHTPNDAKALKATVNTYPTSGYDDLAQVLTSLGIGEAVVTVMNERGAPTPVAWTRLRAPESLMDAAPAEAMAAAVAASPLTPKYAEAIDRESARELLAKKLEEGARKAAEDARVQEMAREQKNERVTTASRKKAAKEQDSMVETVVKSTAFKDFMRTAAREIARGMFKSGRR
- a CDS encoding LytR C-terminal domain-containing protein, with product MSAGLRSALTLAVLALLVLVGALWGWAAFTEPFPEDEPVAICEDTSVDAGAEVRRDQVVVSVYNGSGRSGLAGSTSAELVERGFVAGGVGDSPKPAATTQIWADDATNPAVQLVRQQFKKAKVVPGDALGDGVVVVVGEKFKALRTKQVESVVAEAPATYCRATGAE
- a CDS encoding potassium/proton antiporter, which encodes MTFDVHQLDAFVLVGAVVTLSAILAVRVSAVAGLPSLLIYLLIGVFLGEGGPFAIPFDDAQLAHALGFGALAIILAEGGLTTDWREMRPSIRLGVSLATIGVAVSVAVVAVGAHLLLGLPWELAILLGAICSPTDAAAVFSVLRVVPLPKRLTGALEAESGLNDAPTVVLVGVISTGAAGEAGLLGVAGTIVFELVAGGLIGVVCGVAGAWLMRRVALPSSGLYPLAVMSLAFTAYGAAAGVHASGFAAIYVAALILGNSELPHRVATKSFAEGVAWLAQIGLFVMLGLLLSPGRIDLTTVVQALVTGLVLTFVARPLSVVVSSVVQRMGVRDLAFISWAGLRGAVPIVLATIPLAEGVDGADDLFDIVFVMVVVYTLLTGPTLPAVARWLRVARRSEPRGLDVEAAPLERVAADLLQVTIAPTSKMHGVEVGELRLPAGASVSLVIRSDEVLVPERRTVLRSGDDLVVVTPRKQREATEARLRQVSQHGRLARWAGELRPFEGD
- the eccCa gene encoding type VII secretion protein EccCa, whose product is MSTTLRGGQRLDEPEMPGGQIVLQPPPELQEGEGAGGVLMNAIPMLGSLGSIVLVATMGGANKSRSFLAAGMFLFATLGFIIVQIDRQRKQRAQQVTGSRTEYLRYLSNIRKVAREAADQQRRALNWHHPEPEALPSLAEDRTRLWEHTASDDNFLHVRYGLCAQPLSLELVPPESAPVDQVDPAAASALHRLLVVHRLQPNLPASIDLRAFDRIELCGDAEEVRSTARAMICSATAFQNPDQLVVAVLSSEQNLTHWDWVKWLPHAQSQRESDAVGPMRLVSTSLDDLGALLPPDLSDRPRFGADERAATPHILLVIDGGHLPPGNHIVPPDGLHGVTLLDLPSRWDELEDATRLRLEFVDGPDELGKRPVRALRLRGEPVKALADQCDLATAEAFARRIAPLKTASAEASSSGGTVDITSTTPDHMELLGLGDIFAYDPATAWRPRPARDRLRVPIGIGDSGGLIHLDIKESAQQGMGPHGLVIGATGSGKSEFLRTLVLGLVMTHSSEQLNLVLVDFKGGATFAGMADMPHVSAVITNLANELTLVDRMQDALSGEMTRRQELLRDAGNYASVRDYEKARANGEPLEPMPSLFIVVDEFSEMLSAKPEFIDLFVAIGRLGRSLGLHLLLASQRLEEGRLRGLESHLSYRVGLRTFSAGESRAVLGVPDAYELPAVPGLGYLKPDQSTLLRFKAAYVSGPPSNRTRVARDEGGVIRGILPFTISEVQSLEPLRDDEEAPAPTQAVQQQGEQPSLLDIAVERMIGQGPEAHQVWLPPLDVPDTLDELMPDLVEHPDLGLTSPQWRSVPGLVIPLGTVDRPREQRRDTMTLNLTGAAGHVAVVGGPRSGKSTLLRSIVTSMALVTTPLESQFFVLDFGGGTFAPLTRLPHVSGVATRSEPDVVRRVMAEVEGIVDRREAYFRQNGIDSIETYRSRRAQGRADDGWGDVFLVIDGWSTLRAEFDDLEMEIQQLAARGLTFGLHIVTASTRWADFRAAMRDVFGSKLELRLGDPLDSEVDRKVAALVPVGRPGRGLVPSKLHFLGALPRIDAKGDPDSLGDGVDDLIDKVAAAWTGPQGPKLRLLPEKVTLEAIREDAVRRQLPTRHLLLGINEKELAPVGLDVDAEPHMLVFGDGQSGKSALLRAYVHEVMRTRTPKEAQIVLVDYRRSMLGEVPDEYLLNYLTSATQATPTLKDIASYLEGRIPGPDVTPEQLRNRSWWSGAEVFVVVDDYDLVATAQSSPVSSLQPLMAQARDVGLHVVVARRTGGASRALYEPVIQSLRDLAMPGVMLSGPRDEGVLIGNLRPQPAPEGRARVVTRDGGTQTAQLAWLDPTM